CTCTTGGGTTGTCTCCGTCAGCCGGATCAACCAAACTTCTGGATCTTTCGCAAGACTCGAAATCCCTTTTGCAGCTTCTACTGCAAGTGTTTCAACTTTTTCTCTTTTCATTGTCCGCTCAACTGCAAAAGGAATACGAAGACGATGCAGCCCTTCTCCAAGAGTCCAGTTCGCTACCCTTTTAGAGATCATCTCTGTATTGGGAACGATCACCTTCCGTCCATCCAGCGTATGAACCACTGTTGTCCGGATATTGACTTCTAGGACGGTCCCAGTATCACCTGACTCGAGTTGGATATGGTCTCCTGGGCGTACTTTTTTTTCTGCTAAAAGGATGATTCCAGAAACAAAGTTGCTAAAAACCGACTGCAATCCAAATCCAATCCCGACCCCTAAAGCTCCGGCAACAACAGCAATTCCTGTGAGGTTAATCCCTAAATTGGTCAGAGCAATATAAATACCCAGTAGAAAAATGACATAGTAGGAAAGACGACTTAAAAGATAGGGAGGCTTTTGCTTAAATATAGGAGCTTTTTCGATTCCCTTTTTTACAAGCTTAGCCACAAAAAAGAAAAAACCGGAGATCAAGACAAACATGCAGAAGTCCCAAACAGTCACAGGGACCTCTTGTAGAGTAAACAAAATGCTATCCATAATAATGAAGTCTATTGCTTTTGAAAATCATTTTTACTATACCCCAAGCTATGAATAACAACCATAAAAAAGATGTGTGTCAGACTTCTAAAAAAAAGTTTCCCGTAAGGGAGCTCTTTCCTATTAAGCTTGTCAAGTCTTCTATCTTAGAGACCCTCCTCAAGCATCACCCCGATATCGATAAAGGGGGCACTTTCTAAACTTGAAAAAGAGGTTGCCGAAAGCTTAGCGAGTGATGACCTCCTTGCAGAATATGTTAATAAAAATTTTGAAAAAAGCTTGCCTTTGGGGAGAAGATGGCCGATCGGATGGCTAAGTTTGGGGGAAGCTGGAAGTTTATCCTATCCTTCTTTTTCCTACTGATTCTCTGGATGGTCATCAATACCCTCTTCTTTACTGAAGAGAGATTTGATCCCTACCCTTTTATCCTTTTGAACCTTGTTCTTTCTTGCTTAGCAGCGATCCAAGCACCGATTATTATGATGAGCCAAAGTCGGCAAGCAGAAAAAGATCGCTTGCAAGCTAATAAAGAATATCAACCAAACTTAAAGGCAGAGCTTGAAATCCAGCAGCTCCACTCTCGACTCGATCTTTTTATGAAACAACAATGGGAATCACTTCTTGAACTCCAACGTATTCAGCTAGAACTTACTGAAGAGCTTATCGACGGAAAAAAGAAGTAACTTCGATAATGATAAGAGCTTTTCCTTCCTCCACACGAATCTCGATTTCCTCAGACTTTGTTCGATTCCTCATCCCTAAAACTCCATCCAGATCAAGCACTTGGTTCTGAAACTCCCAAGCGAGCCCCTTAGAGGTAATGCGGGCAGGGCCAAAGGGAATCACCGAAAGGGTCGTCCCTTTGGGGACTTTAGAGCGTAAGGGTTGTTTAGATACAGGCAAGCCGATCTTGATCCCCTCTGCGTGGG
This genomic stretch from Candidatus Neptunochlamydia vexilliferae harbors:
- a CDS encoding mechanosensitive ion channel family protein, yielding MDSILFTLQEVPVTVWDFCMFVLISGFFFFVAKLVKKGIEKAPIFKQKPPYLLSRLSYYVIFLLGIYIALTNLGINLTGIAVVAGALGVGIGFGLQSVFSNFVSGIILLAEKKVRPGDHIQLESGDTGTVLEVNIRTTVVHTLDGRKVIVPNTEMISKRVANWTLGEGLHRLRIPFAVERTMKREKVETLAVEAAKGISSLAKDPEVWLIRLTETTQEFELVVWARCVKKRLSSFSTTDAFLTALQEVFEKEGIVITSGTRMPSPPLPLQEV
- a CDS encoding DUF1003 domain-containing protein, with protein sequence MADRMAKFGGSWKFILSFFFLLILWMVINTLFFTEERFDPYPFILLNLVLSCLAAIQAPIIMMSQSRQAEKDRLQANKEYQPNLKAELEIQQLHSRLDLFMKQQWESLLELQRIQLELTEELIDGKKK